A portion of the Bacteroidales bacterium genome contains these proteins:
- a CDS encoding SAM-dependent methyltransferase — translation MNLLDLHYFCNMDVISKEYIVGLSQLEMLNTDDYSVGLIHISELENSTITYYQRISLEKAKKVGADAVYFRTFPNRPPKPQLYIYDFSNKEKNIVEIHKNIWSSSEVRIYIIITKTEIKLFNSSKPLKQKKNGELAASPFDIMKIAGEATERYKEYSGKKFDNGSFWETTKYDFGYSETAYEKLISELKSARNQFLKEIKLEKSIASKLLVLGILIKYLEERVDIDEKGNETRVFTSDFFNQKEYGYSRSFTEVLEKGNNFTLNLFEYLSSHFNGKIFYLSNEYKEKIKNIDLSPLSNFLLGKIDNKQYVLWKLYSFNHLPIELISSIYEMFLEADKNKGIAYTPSYLVCFMIDEAMPVDKPKENFKVLDPASGSGIFLVSAYKRIIDWWRIFKYKKTGEWIIPGKEHLEELKKLLKKSIFGVDIEKEAVDLSIFSLSLTLCDILSPKEIWENLRFDDLSKNVVKSDFFGWYSENNSRKYDLVIGNPPFIEYGSKNDEINKLVNNLKVPVPNNQSSLLFTVFGINLVKKDTGLLAFVLPSGPLLYNNSQKPVNFRNWLFNEYNIPQIIDFTYLSNVLFKNKGNEKNVAVSTFFIENKKPDDNPIYHITVKKLKSAKERQYFEIDHYDFHKVNKRDSVDNPFIWKSNLLGGGRLVSFVNRLSKFQTLKGFLVKRKKDGWFFGDGFIKGKKDEDLVKSDFIKKKGGYTKASFLTGIEYIEPENFTEKGVSKIDKMKSLYFQWPRNERIFQPPLLLIKKNLGEYSIPVLLNNKAIGYKNEIIGIHSPSESINELKNIYTRLHNNPLYRFYILTTSARSGVSRSTKTTLQKDILGIPFPENEQDIELTRYDKILVDDTLNYGLEFLGKDTNIKSLNIASKEELKEFGSIFCEILNSLFETEEKKYIQDSIYQSSSFICSIFKYSEENNKSIFNKTLDEIEKHIAQLVYNNIGTSYRINRVVKIYDGDYIYLLKPKELRYWLKSIALRDADETIIDLYNAGY, via the coding sequence GTGAATCTATTAGATTTACATTATTTTTGTAATATGGATGTAATATCAAAAGAATATATTGTTGGATTATCTCAATTAGAGATGCTAAATACTGATGATTACTCTGTTGGTTTAATTCATATATCTGAACTTGAAAACTCAACAATAACGTATTATCAGCGAATATCTCTTGAAAAAGCTAAAAAAGTTGGAGCTGATGCAGTTTATTTTAGAACCTTTCCAAACAGACCTCCAAAACCTCAATTATATATTTATGACTTCTCAAATAAGGAGAAAAATATCGTTGAAATTCATAAGAATATATGGAGTAGCTCGGAAGTAAGGATATATATTATTATTACAAAAACTGAAATCAAGCTATTTAATTCATCAAAACCGTTAAAGCAAAAGAAAAATGGCGAATTAGCAGCAAGCCCCTTTGATATTATGAAAATAGCCGGTGAAGCTACTGAAAGATATAAAGAATATTCAGGAAAAAAGTTTGACAACGGAAGTTTTTGGGAAACTACAAAATATGACTTTGGATATAGTGAAACTGCCTATGAAAAACTAATATCAGAACTGAAAAGTGCAAGAAATCAATTTCTTAAAGAAATAAAATTAGAAAAATCAATTGCAAGTAAATTACTTGTATTAGGAATTCTAATAAAATATTTAGAAGAAAGGGTTGATATTGACGAAAAAGGTAATGAAACTCGTGTTTTCACATCTGATTTCTTTAATCAAAAAGAATATGGCTATTCAAGAAGTTTTACAGAAGTTTTAGAAAAAGGAAATAATTTCACTTTAAATTTATTTGAATATTTAAGCTCACATTTTAATGGTAAAATATTTTACCTTTCTAATGAGTATAAAGAAAAAATTAAGAATATTGATTTATCTCCATTATCAAATTTTCTATTAGGAAAAATTGATAATAAACAATATGTTCTTTGGAAATTATATTCATTCAATCATTTGCCAATTGAATTAATCAGTAGCATTTATGAAATGTTTCTTGAAGCTGACAAAAATAAAGGAATTGCCTATACTCCTTCATATTTGGTATGCTTTATGATTGATGAAGCGATGCCGGTTGACAAACCAAAAGAAAATTTTAAAGTATTAGATCCTGCAAGTGGTTCCGGAATATTTTTAGTTTCAGCATATAAAAGAATTATTGATTGGTGGAGAATTTTTAAATATAAAAAAACAGGAGAATGGATTATTCCGGGGAAAGAACATCTTGAAGAGTTAAAAAAACTTTTAAAAAAAAGTATTTTTGGAGTTGACATTGAAAAAGAAGCCGTTGATTTATCAATATTTAGTTTAAGTCTGACCTTATGTGATATTCTTTCGCCAAAAGAAATATGGGAAAATCTTCGTTTTGATGATTTAAGTAAAAATGTTGTTAAATCAGATTTTTTTGGCTGGTATTCTGAAAATAATTCAAGGAAATATGATTTAGTTATAGGAAATCCGCCTTTTATTGAATATGGTTCAAAAAATGATGAAATAAATAAGCTTGTTAATAATCTTAAAGTCCCTGTTCCTAATAATCAAAGTTCATTGCTTTTTACTGTATTCGGAATAAATCTTGTTAAAAAAGATACCGGATTACTTGCTTTTGTTTTACCGTCAGGGCCTTTGTTATATAACAACTCACAAAAACCTGTAAATTTTAGAAATTGGCTTTTTAATGAATATAACATTCCACAAATAATTGATTTTACATATTTAAGTAATGTTCTTTTTAAAAACAAAGGGAACGAGAAAAATGTTGCAGTTTCTACTTTTTTTATAGAAAACAAAAAACCTGACGATAATCCAATTTATCATATTACAGTAAAAAAACTAAAATCAGCAAAAGAACGTCAATACTTTGAGATTGACCATTATGATTTTCATAAAGTAAATAAAAGAGATTCGGTAGATAACCCTTTTATTTGGAAATCTAATTTGTTGGGTGGTGGTAGATTAGTCTCATTTGTCAACAGATTAAGTAAATTTCAAACTTTAAAAGGATTTCTTGTTAAACGAAAAAAAGATGGTTGGTTTTTTGGTGATGGATTTATTAAAGGGAAAAAAGATGAAGATTTAGTAAAATCAGATTTTATAAAGAAAAAGGGTGGCTATACAAAAGCATCCTTTTTAACAGGCATTGAATACATTGAACCGGAAAATTTTACAGAAAAAGGGGTTTCTAAAATAGATAAAATGAAGTCTCTGTATTTCCAATGGCCAAGAAATGAAAGAATTTTTCAACCACCATTATTATTAATTAAAAAGAATTTAGGAGAATATTCTATACCTGTTTTATTAAATAATAAAGCGATTGGTTATAAAAATGAAATTATTGGTATTCATTCGCCAAGTGAAAGTATTAATGAACTTAAAAATATTTATACTCGTCTTCATAATAATCCTTTATATCGATTCTATATTTTAACAACAAGTGCAAGAAGTGGTGTTAGTAGGTCAACAAAAACAACATTACAAAAAGATATTCTCGGAATTCCATTTCCTGAAAACGAACAAGATATAGAATTAACAAGATATGATAAAATATTGGTTGATGATACTTTAAACTATGGGTTAGAGTTTTTAGGAAAAGACACAAATATAAAGTCATTAAATATTGCATCAAAAGAAGAGTTAAAAGAATTTGGAAGCATTTTCTGCGAAATTCTGAATTCTTTATTTGAAACAGAAGAAAAGAAATATATTCAAGATAGTATTTATCAATCAAGTTCTTTTATTTGTTCTATTTTTAAATATAGCGAAGAAAATAATAAATCTATTTTTAATAAAACACTTGATGAAATAGAAAAACATATTGCCCAATTAGTTTACAATAACATAGGAACAAGTTATAGAATAAATAGGGTTGTAAAAATTTATGATGGTGATTATATCTATTTATTAAAACCAAAAGAATTAAGATATTGGCTTAAATCAATAGCTTTAAGAGATGCAGACGAAACGATTATTGACCTTTATAACGCAGGATATTAA